The window TCTGATATACACTGTCCGCATTTCCCCTCCCCGGAGGGGACAAAGGGGTGGGTTCTTTAATCTCTGTGACACACCCCTCAATCCCCTCTCAAGAGGGGAAGCCGTAAGTGCTATTCATTTTGTTCCTGACTTTTTTAAATGGTAATCCTTTTCTGATATACACTGTCCGCATTTCCCCTCCCCGGAGGGGACAAAGGGGTGGGTTCTTTAATCTCTGTGACACACCCCTCAATCCCCTCTCAAGAGGGGAAGCCGTAAGTGCTATTCATTTTGTTCCTGACTTTTTTAAATGGTAATCCTTTCTGATATACACTGTCCGCATTTCCCCTCCCCGGAGGGGAAGCCACTCGTGCAATTCTTTTCGTTTTAAACTTTTTTTATAAAATGGTAATCTATAAATATCATAACACAAAAGGGCCACCCTCCGCATGACAAAGTGGCTTACTAGACAAAATGGCCTGCTATTTGTAAATACATGTATATACAATTAATGTTTAAACAACAATCATGTCAAATCTACTACAACCATTCAACAAAAACGGCCTCTTCCTTCAAAACAAGGCAGTAATGGCACCTATGACACGCTCCAGAGCGATAGGCAATGTTCCTAATGATTTAATGGCAAGCTATTACGGGCAAAGAGCCGGTGCGGGTCTGATCATCACCGAAGGTGTTTCACCTTCTCCGAACGGCATCGGGTATGCCCGTATTCCGGGCATCTACAATGCCGCACAAAAAGAAGCCTGGAAAAAGGTAACTGCCGCCGCACATTCCAAAGGAGCAAAGATTTTCATCCAGCTGATGCACACCGGCAGGATTGGACATCCGGCAAATTTGCCGGAAGGTGCCAAAATGGTAGCCCCATCTGCCATTGCTGCCGCAGGACAAATGTGGACGGACACAGAAGGCATGCAGACACATCCGGTTCCTTCCGCTTTAACGACAGAGGAAGTGAAAGCTACCATCGGGGAGTTTGTAACGGCTGCCAAAAACGCCATTGAGGCTGGCTTTGACGGGGTGGAATTACACGGAGCAAACGGATACCTGATTGAACAGTTCATCCGTCCGTCCAGCAATCAGCGCATGGATGAATATGGCGATCACATAAAATTCGTACTGGAGGTAACCTCTGCGGTGGCTGCAGCAATCGGCAAAGAAAAAACGGGCATTCGTCTGTCACCATACGGCATATTCAACGACATGCCTTATGATGCATCCTTAGACAACCTGTATGAAAGAATATTTGAAGGTGTAAATGAAATCGGGATCTTGTACCTCCACCTAGTTGACCACAGCAGTGGCGGTGCACCGGAAGTACCTTTTTCCATTAAGGCAACCGCCAGGGAGAAATTCCGTCAAATCCTGATTCTGAGTGGCGGGTATGATAAAGAAAAGGGAGACGCAGACCTGGACAGCAGAAAGGCGGATCTGATTGCATTCGGCAAGCCCTTCATCTCCAATCCTGATTTAGTGGAACGATTCACGTACAACCATCCATTGGCTCCGGTTGACTTCAATACACTTTATACCGCTGATGAGAAAGGGTATACAGACTATCCGGAATATACGGCATAACTGAAAGATACGACGAAGAGCGCTATTGTGCGCTCTTCGTCCTTTATCTGAAAATGTCGAAATAGTGTATGCCATTTTACTTCTTTTTTGTCCACCACCCAGTTTTTTAAATACGCTCCCTTTTTTGCCCTGTATGCTGACAGGCATGCTACTGAATCCCCTCTTAGGGTTTCCTTTCAATATATTTTCTTATGAGTGAACAGAAGGGTGTGCCGGTATATTTTCAAGGTTCTTATCTTAAGCTAAATTTTGTTTGAAGAATAGCGTTTACTTTTAAGTAAACAAAAAACAGAATATGACAGCACCGTCTCCTGCATTAAAAGTACGCAACGTACATTTCAATTTTGACAAGGTTCCTAAACACTGGGTTTTGGGCAGTTCCATTGCCACGCATTTTGTAAACAGCATGCATGTCGTTTTTCCCGAAGGCGAGAAATTCTTCGTACGCAGCGTACGACGCTTTGCCAAAGACATCAAAGACGAACAGCTTAAAAAAGATATCAATAGCTTCTGCGGACAGGAAGGTGTACACGCACGCGAACACCAGCGCTTCTGGGAAGTGATGGAGGAGCAAAAACTGAAACCCATGTGGTTTGCTGATTTTTTGAAATCAACCGCATTCAGTGGAAAATACAGTTATGAAAATATGAGCCGGGGGCTGCTCAACCGCATACAACCCAGATTGGGGGATAAGTTTGCATTGTCGGTGACCACGGCTTTGGAACATTATACCGCTATCCTGGCGAATGCCTTGTTTCACGAACCGATTGCAACCAATGACAATATCGCTCCGCAGATGCTGGAACTGCTGCACTGGCATGCCTCCGAAGAGATTGAACATAAAGCGGTTTGTTTTGATGTTCTGAAAGAGGTAGACGACAGTTATTTCCTGCGCGTATCCGGCATGGGCCTTGCCACCGTATTATTGTGGGGTTATCTCGGCATCGGGCAGATCTACTTCATCTCTCAGGATAAAGACAAGAGTATTGTCAAGATGCCGTTTGAAACCTATCTCCTGTTAAAGACTGTCGTTTTCGGAGAAATAGGCAAAAATTTATCGAGACATCTGCTCGAATATTTCAAACGCGACTTTCACCCCGATAATATTGATGACCGGTATCTGATCGAACAGTTTTTCAAAGACAAGGCTTACGCCTGAGATTTGAACTACTGCTTTACGAACTTCTGAACACCGAAAGCCTTATCCGTCTCTACGCTGATAAAGTAGGCTCCAATGGAAAATTCCTGAGCCGGGATATCGAGTGTCGTATTGAATCTATCGGTTGCAAAAACCTCTTTCCCCGATATGTCTATGATTCTCAGCCGGCGTATTTTCTCCGAACCATACTTAGTGTTCAATGAAACGGTGAGATGATCAGTCGCCGGGTTGGGTGAAACCGTAAGCATGTCATTCACCAGTTTAAAATCATTCACGGAAGAAATAACCATGTTGCTCTTTACCGTATGGCAGGCAACCGTTACATTGTCTTCGTCGATAATGCATAATTGTACGGAGTCATTGCCAAACACCTCCATCTTGCCAAATGCATTTTTGGTGTTGTTGTTGCCGATACCCATACCGCCTTTGTTCCACAACCATTTGTTCAGATCAAACCCAATCGCGGACAGAATATTATCAAACTGGTAATACAGTTCTGTGGATGACACACTCAATCCGCTCGCATTCATCTCCGGCAAGCCAGCATTCGTTCCATCGTCAATAGCGCAGCCGTGTGTATCACCACTGATGACAATGATATTTTTAAGGTTATTGTTTTTGATGAAATTCAGTATCTGGTTGCGCTCATATGCGTACGCACCGAAATAATCAGACAAGCTGTAGGACAATCGGAATCCTGTTCCCGCCTGTCCGGCAATATTGAACTGGACGCCCTGCAGAAATAATGGCAACTCCACCAACTGCTGTATATTCTTATTGAAAGGCACTCCGGAAATGATAAATTTCCAGGTTGCCGTGGAATTTTTGAGCGCGTTCAGAAACCATCCCATCTGTGGTTGATTCAGCAATTTATTGGCAGGATTCAATCCGTCATACGTCCATAGATTAAACTGGGCATTGTATTTTAGATTATTCCAGCCTCCGGTATTGCAACTGCGGACATCAATCACAAAAAACTCACAATTGCCGGCTTTAAAGGAATGATAATAGCCATCCGTATCATTGACCGGAGGGTACCCTGGGAAGAATTTTCTGTACCCTTCCAGGCAGTTGGTGCGCATCTGCTGTGTGCGTGGCAACAATTCTATATAATTAATGAGCTTTCCGTTCTCGGTGCGTATTTTTGCCTCTCCACCTTTGAAGTACCTTGAATTGCCCCATGTGTCGTCATCGTCAGGCATATAGGCGATGGGCATTTTTTTCAACATGTCTTTACAAACCGGCTCCTCATTTCGTCTGCGCCATGCCAGCTCTATGGTTTTCCAGTCCTCGGGATAATTGAATCCAAAATACCTCGGAATCTGGTATGAAGGATAGGTAAAATCTCCGGTATGAATAAATAAGTCCGGATGGTGCCTGGGCATCACATCAAACACTTTCATATTTTCCGTTTCCTGACAGGAACCGGTAACAAATACGAGATGTTCCGGAGTTCCAACAGTCGGGAATGTTTTAAAGTGTCCGCTTACCGGTTGAACGGCCCCGTTGATACGATAGCGGAAATAGTAGTCGGTAGAGGGAATCAGAGAAGACAGGTTCACAATCTTACTGCTGTCTAATACGGCATCGGTGGCTGAATTAACCGACAGAAATGAGCCAAACAATGAGTCAGTACTATATTCCATCGTAAAATCAGTCGCCTGATTGGTTCGGATATAAATGCGTGCGCTGTTTTCCGTTACACCGCCTGTCATCGGTCCGTGCGTAATTGTTTGTGAAAATCCCGTGCCGGAAATTAAAACAAGGATAAACAAGCTTAGTCTGGTAAAATGCATGCGAAAAGTTACAAAATAATGCACATATCAATGTGAATATAGGGTGTAAATTTTATTGACATTCTGAACAAATCGGAAATCCATCCTTCAAAAGGCCTCCTGATTAATGATCGTGTTTCTTCATATATTTTATATGAACTGTCAGCCAGATGGCTCTCGACAAATGCGCCACATAAGGAGCCGCCAATACAATTAACAGGGCACAGGATGCAATATAATACCCTGCGTTATCCAGAAATTTATCCCGGCTGAAATTGAATGCCATATAGATGGGGAGCAAAGCCAGACACATGGCAGAAGTGATAATATAGCTCATATACATGGCACCATAGTAAAAACCGGTTTCCACCTGAAAATCTTCTCCACATTTAGAGCATCGATCATTCATGTCCAGCATATTGTTCAACACGTATGGGTTTGACTTAAATAATTTTTCTTTTCCGCAACTCGGGCATTTGAGCAGCATCGCATAACGCCATCTGGGCTTTAGTATACTAACCGATTCTTTCATTATAGTTTACTTCCTTTTTACTATGAAGAATAATTCCGTTCCGGATCTTGGAGCAATGGAGGTGATACACTGCTCCATCTCTTTTACCTCAAATTTCTTTTGGAATATTGTCATATACTCTTCCTTATTTCCGCCGAATGGCGGTCCGCTTTCAAATTTTTTATCAAACAACAACCCAGCGAGCTCTCCTCCGGTATGCAGCAGTGAATGCATCTTTTCTGCATAGCTTTCCCTTTGAGGTGGCAGTAACGCGCAGAAAAAAGTTTGCTCCAGGATAATATCGTAATTGCCGGTATGTTTAAAGAAATCTCCGCAGATAACCGTGAGCTGCCTACCGGCATATTTTTCATACTTCTGCAACAGATTCTTTATCAATGTCGGGGCAAGGTCAATTACGGTGACATTGGCAAACCCGTTCGCAAGCAGGTATTCTGCTTCATAAGCATTGCCGCAGCCGGGAATCAGAATAGCCGCATTCTTGTCTTCAATTGTATCTATATATTGTTTCAGAGGAGGAGAAACGGACTTTAAATCCCAGCCGGTTTCCTGGTTTTTCCAGCGATCGTCCCAAAAATCTTTATCTATCTGCTGCATATTAAATGGTGCGCTTACCATAAGCGCTTTCAACTTTCAAAACTACAGTATATAGTCGGATTTATCTGTAACATTTATCACAAAAAATAAAAAGTACCGAAATCTTTGATAGTTTTGTCCTGCATGGAAGTCCGCAGGACATATCACGTCATTGGATTGATGAGCGGCAGTTCGCTGGACGGATTGGATATCTGCTATGTGAGGTTTATAGTCGATAGTTCAAGGGCGATAATCGATACTGACACAGAAATTGACTGTCGGCCATTTACTGTTGAATACAAAATCCTACAAGCAGATTGCAAAGAATTCCCTGCGGGATTTAGAGAAAAATTGCGAAATGCGCCCCATTTATCAGCATTCGAATTTGCAAGACTACATACTGAAGTGGGGAAATATTTTGGACAACTTACGACTCTGTTTATTCAAGAAAACAATATCGAAACCGTTGATTTCATCTGCTCGCACGGACACACCATCTTCCATCAGCCTTGTGCCGGATTTACCACCCAAATCGGGTGTGGTGCTCAGATTGCGGCAAATACCAACTGCAAAGTCGTTTGCGATATCCGTACATCCGATGTGGCTTATGGAGGACAGGGTGCGTTGCTGGTTCCCATTGCAGAGCAATATCTGTTTCCGGATTACAACGCGTTTTTGAATATGGGAGGCATTGCGAATATTTCATTCCATCATCCTAATTCTCCCGAGAAAGTTTCAGAAGCCGAGATTGGTAAAAAAGTTATTGCATATGACGTTTGTGCCGCGAATACCCTGCTGAATCATTTAGCACAACAAAACGGGCTGGCGTTCGACGAAAATGGAGATTTAGCCAGAAAAGGAACCATTATCCAGCCCATCTTAGAGGAATTGAATACGATTGCATTTTGCAAACAACCCGCTCCGAAGTCCTTGGGGACAGAGCATGTTTACTCAGAATGGATTGCATTGCTGGATAACTATAATAACAATACAGAAGACAAATTGGCTACTGCCGTGGAACATATTTCGATTCAGATTGGGAAGGAAACAAAATCCGTAATCCCAAACTTTCATTCTAATATCCTGATTACAGGTGGCGGCGCATTCAATACATTCTTAATCGAACGGATTCAGGCACACACCAGATCAACCGTAATTGTGCCTGACAAACTAACCATT is drawn from Sphingobacteriales bacterium and contains these coding sequences:
- a CDS encoding alkene reductase, translated to MSNLLQPFNKNGLFLQNKAVMAPMTRSRAIGNVPNDLMASYYGQRAGAGLIITEGVSPSPNGIGYARIPGIYNAAQKEAWKKVTAAAHSKGAKIFIQLMHTGRIGHPANLPEGAKMVAPSAIAAAGQMWTDTEGMQTHPVPSALTTEEVKATIGEFVTAAKNAIEAGFDGVELHGANGYLIEQFIRPSSNQRMDEYGDHIKFVLEVTSAVAAAIGKEKTGIRLSPYGIFNDMPYDASLDNLYERIFEGVNEIGILYLHLVDHSSGGAPEVPFSIKATAREKFRQILILSGGYDKEKGDADLDSRKADLIAFGKPFISNPDLVERFTYNHPLAPVDFNTLYTADEKGYTDYPEYTA
- a CDS encoding metal-dependent hydrolase; amino-acid sequence: MTAPSPALKVRNVHFNFDKVPKHWVLGSSIATHFVNSMHVVFPEGEKFFVRSVRRFAKDIKDEQLKKDINSFCGQEGVHAREHQRFWEVMEEQKLKPMWFADFLKSTAFSGKYSYENMSRGLLNRIQPRLGDKFALSVTTALEHYTAILANALFHEPIATNDNIAPQMLELLHWHASEEIEHKAVCFDVLKEVDDSYFLRVSGMGLATVLLWGYLGIGQIYFISQDKDKSIVKMPFETYLLLKTVVFGEIGKNLSRHLLEYFKRDFHPDNIDDRYLIEQFFKDKAYA
- a CDS encoding alkaline phosphatase D family protein, encoding MHFTRLSLFILVLISGTGFSQTITHGPMTGGVTENSARIYIRTNQATDFTMEYSTDSLFGSFLSVNSATDAVLDSSKIVNLSSLIPSTDYYFRYRINGAVQPVSGHFKTFPTVGTPEHLVFVTGSCQETENMKVFDVMPRHHPDLFIHTGDFTYPSYQIPRYFGFNYPEDWKTIELAWRRRNEEPVCKDMLKKMPIAYMPDDDDTWGNSRYFKGGEAKIRTENGKLINYIELLPRTQQMRTNCLEGYRKFFPGYPPVNDTDGYYHSFKAGNCEFFVIDVRSCNTGGWNNLKYNAQFNLWTYDGLNPANKLLNQPQMGWFLNALKNSTATWKFIISGVPFNKNIQQLVELPLFLQGVQFNIAGQAGTGFRLSYSLSDYFGAYAYERNQILNFIKNNNLKNIIVISGDTHGCAIDDGTNAGLPEMNASGLSVSSTELYYQFDNILSAIGFDLNKWLWNKGGMGIGNNNTKNAFGKMEVFGNDSVQLCIIDEDNVTVACHTVKSNMVISSVNDFKLVNDMLTVSPNPATDHLTVSLNTKYGSEKIRRLRIIDISGKEVFATDRFNTTLDIPAQEFSIGAYFISVETDKAFGVQKFVKQ
- a CDS encoding DUF983 domain-containing protein; the protein is MKESVSILKPRWRYAMLLKCPSCGKEKLFKSNPYVLNNMLDMNDRCSKCGEDFQVETGFYYGAMYMSYIITSAMCLALLPIYMAFNFSRDKFLDNAGYYIASCALLIVLAAPYVAHLSRAIWLTVHIKYMKKHDH
- a CDS encoding methyltransferase domain-containing protein — its product is MVSAPFNMQQIDKDFWDDRWKNQETGWDLKSVSPPLKQYIDTIEDKNAAILIPGCGNAYEAEYLLANGFANVTVIDLAPTLIKNLLQKYEKYAGRQLTVICGDFFKHTGNYDIILEQTFFCALLPPQRESYAEKMHSLLHTGGELAGLLFDKKFESGPPFGGNKEEYMTIFQKKFEVKEMEQCITSIAPRSGTELFFIVKRK
- a CDS encoding anhydro-N-acetylmuramic acid kinase, which gives rise to MIVLSCMEVRRTYHVIGLMSGSSLDGLDICYVRFIVDSSRAIIDTDTEIDCRPFTVEYKILQADCKEFPAGFREKLRNAPHLSAFEFARLHTEVGKYFGQLTTLFIQENNIETVDFICSHGHTIFHQPCAGFTTQIGCGAQIAANTNCKVVCDIRTSDVAYGGQGALLVPIAEQYLFPDYNAFLNMGGIANISFHHPNSPEKVSEAEIGKKVIAYDVCAANTLLNHLAQQNGLAFDENGDLARKGTIIQPILEELNTIAFCKQPAPKSLGTEHVYSEWIALLDNYNNNTEDKLATAVEHISIQIGKETKSVIPNFHSNILITGGGAFNTFLIERIQAHTRSTVIVPDKLTISYKEALAMAFIGLLRVLGVPNCLSSVTGAHKDVIGGAVYLP